The following coding sequences are from one Vicinamibacterales bacterium window:
- a CDS encoding DNA-directed RNA polymerase subunit omega has product MTHSVGQAPPIESRFLFVDIAALRAKQLRRGARPRLATMAEGMEPPPDGPRKAERVAMEEVRQGLVFWDLPNTKAEAAEAVGENE; this is encoded by the coding sequence GTGACCCACTCCGTCGGCCAGGCGCCTCCCATTGAAAGCCGCTTCCTCTTCGTTGATATCGCGGCACTGCGCGCGAAACAACTGCGAAGGGGCGCGCGTCCGCGTCTGGCCACCATGGCCGAGGGGATGGAACCCCCGCCCGACGGACCGCGGAAGGCCGAGCGCGTGGCCATGGAGGAAGTCCGCCAGGGACTCGTGTTCTGGGATCTGCCCAACACGAAGGCCGAGGCCGCAGAGGCCGTCGGGGAGAACGAGTGA